One genomic window of Magnolia sinica isolate HGM2019 chromosome 3, MsV1, whole genome shotgun sequence includes the following:
- the LOC131239312 gene encoding uncharacterized protein LOC131239312: protein MSLSSRNSSSLESPLSCCSAYTLSPVYNIFMSILPTDVQRSSPLIPSLSQSPSSDHGLFRPLQSPNSPIVSDTDAAPAAIVGSPQIFPSESLSIGNSSSMAASSTDPCGFSKKVTNVRTQDGKKGSYGHNHGSTSLRNRSAGRGGLSSQFRSDHSRSSQRNGKQSGAVSSSHVDQPATGPISPQSSTAHSMARKNQMMNGNHLLNFHYDPISRPQPRIPPPRKPRKVRPYNKDLFLQANFKFVVLDSGNYATGSMDPDKMLQWEDVVCVRYSTPFSVQCPICLESPLCSQITSCGHIFCFPCILRYLLMGEEDRKGDCWKKCPLCFMMISSKDLYTIYIDHVKQYCVGDHINFTLLTRPKDSLIPSQKDHQETSSIPYSSDGPSQKDHQETGSIPYSSDGLCDAFSKFHLTSDVELSMREAIMELNDWLAKAESGLVEDLEQLPYVCAALEQFEQRKKCWAEHQTISGSPPLRNCTNSVLKVCKYNCSKTESHANADEAYSEACESAPDTSCTGCKDEASGNSLSMEKLGGDDCVVLLVDLPESFEGPEKLSSSYDEDRSFRRHSNGCKDVREKDLYTFYQAVDGQHLILHPLNMKCLLHRYGSHDLLPSRIGGEILQLETVTQSEAMRRRYRFLSHFSLTTTFQLCEIDLSDILPPDALSPFMDEIKKREKQRKRVAKKENEGKARAEAAALQARLIPHEFRHSYNDATFSIDDFEALGSSSVVTSSTSPPVLGERKLFSDVTRLGFAAAYDSPSLKAEEPVVDASSSMEASGGPSSLIGSRSTVATPSFANIISTLPSAGGPEAAKMNGFGKKGKKPSRVLLSTAGGRRY, encoded by the exons ATGTCTCTCAGTTCCAGGAATTCCTCTTCCTTGGAAAGCCCCCTCAGCTGTTGCAGCGCATACACCCTTTCTCCCGTATATAACATTTTCATGTCCATCTTGCCCACAGACGTCCAAAGATCCTCACCGTTGATTCCTTCTCTTTCTCAAAGCCCTAGCTCGGATCATGGCCTCTTTCGCCCCCTTCAATCCCCCAACTCTCCGATCGTCTCCGATACCGACGCCGCACCAGCTGCCATCGTCGGATCGCCGCAGATCTTTCCATCTGAATCCCTCTCGATCGGGAATTCCA GTTCAATGGCTGCATCTTCAACCGATCCGTGTGGGTTTTCCAAGAAA GTAACCAATGTAAGAACCCAGGATGGTAAGAAAGGCTCATATGGCCACAATCATGGCAGCACCTCTTTGCGGAACCGCTCTGCTGGTCGAGGAGGGTTATCTTCCCAATTCAGGTCTGATCATTCTAGATCCTCTCAACGCAATGGGAAGCAATCTGGAGCTGTCAGTTCTTCACATGTTGATCAACCAGCCACAGGCCCCATTAGTCCTCAGAGCAGTACAGCACATTCAATGGCAAGAAAAAACCAGATGATGAATGGTAACCACTTGCTGAATTTTCATTACGATCCCATCTCTCGTCCTCAACCAAGGATTCCTCCTCCTAGAAAGCCGAGGAAAGTAAGGCCTTACAATAAAGACCTGTTCCTacaagcaaacttcaaatttgTTGTCTTAGATTCAGGCAATTACGCAACTGGGTCTATGGATCCAGATAAGATGCTGCAGTGGGAAGATGTTGTTTGTGTGAGGTACTCCACCCCATTCTCTGTACAGTGCCCAATATGCTTGGAAAGTCCTTTATGTTCACAGATTACATCGTGCGGTCATATATTTTGTTTCCCTTGCATTTTGCGGTATTTGTTGATGGGTGAAGAGGATCGTAAAGGTGACTGCTGGAAAAAATGCCCCCTTTGCTTTATGATGATATCTTCCAAGGATTTATACACTATCTATATTGACCATGTGAAGCAGTACTGTGTCGGTGATCATATAAATTTTACACTTCTAACTCGACCGAAAGATTCATTAATACCCTCTCAGAAAGATCATCAGGAGACGAGTTCTATACCGTACAGCAGCGATGGTCCCTCCCAGAAAGATCATCAGGAGACGGGTTCTATACCGTACAGCAGCGATGGTCTGTGTGATGCTTTTTCTAAGTTCCATTTGACATCAGATGTGGAACTCTCAATGCGGGAAGCAATAATGGAGCTCAATGATTGGTTAGCTAAAGCAGAATCTGGGCTGGTTGAGGATTTGGAACAGCTTCCATATGTTTGTGCTGCATTAGAGCAATTTGAGCAGAGGAAAAAGTGTTGGGCTGAGCATCAGACTATCAGCGGTAGTCCGCCTTTAAGGAATTGCACTAATTCTGTTCTTAAGGTCTGTAAATACAACTGCAGTAAGACAGAATCTCATGCAAATGCTGATGAGGCATATTCTGAAGCATGTGAATCTGCACCTGATACATCATGCACAGGTTGCAAAGATGAAGCAAGTGGGAACAGCCTATCTATGGAAAAGTTAGGTGGGGATGATTGTGTTGTTCTTCTTGTTGATCTTCCTGAGTCCTTTGAAGGTCCAGAAAAACTGTCATCATCGtatgatgaggacagaagttttcGAAGGCATTCAAATGGCTGCAAAGATGTGAGGGAGAAGGACCTCTACACCTTCTACCAG GCAGTTGATGGTCAGCACCTCATCCTTCATCCCTTGAACATGAAGTGTCTTCTTCACCGTTATGGGAGCCATGATTTGCTTCCATCTAG AATTGGTGGAGAAATTTTACAATTGGAGACGGTGACTCAGTCAGAAGCCATGAGGAGGCGCTATCGTTTCTTAAGTCATTTTTCCCTAACGACTACATTCCAG CTTTGTGAAATTGATCTGAGTGATATCTTGCCTCCTGATGCTTTGTCACCATTCATGGATGAAATTAAGAAGCGTGAAAAGCAGCGGAAGCGAGTTGCTAAGAAG GAAAATGAAGGGAAAGCTAGAGCCGAAGCTGCTGCCTTGCAGGCAAGACTAATTCCACATGAATTTAGACACTCATACAATGATGCCACATTCTCTATTGATGACTTTGAGG CGCTAGGAAGTTCCTCTGTGGTAACATCATCCACAAGTCCCCCTGTCCTTGGTGAAAGGAAGCTGTTCTCAGATGTGACGCGGCTAGGATTTGCTGCTGCTTATGATTCTCCTTCTCTGAAAGCAGAGGAACCTGTTGTTGATGCTTCGAGCAGCATGGAAGCAAGCGGTGGACCTTCTAGCCTAATTG